One Lactobacillus sp. ESL0785 DNA window includes the following coding sequences:
- a CDS encoding SLAP domain-containing protein, with the protein MKIKKLITTVAIGVGLVTPIFGVSQHQVINAASINSSAKKESYGGVTYLYKMLKAEGIKYNKFTVDNKIHYRKGKPEGIVIHETATPNASAHDEAIYFNRTWQEMDSYVHAFVDHKHVIQMTTPKYGVWGAGPVANNRFFQIELCEENSRKNFVKSVNNDAIYAAKILHRYHLQPNNAVNDGKGTIWSHHAVSRFLGGTNHTDPDGYFAKWGYSMGQFYHLIKYYYNMQDDETDSALEAVEVTPNPIENSTSDNAIAASASQASTNKQVLMHDAYIYDKQGKRTAAKLQIAGSKVTVVGSEMIKGRKYLQVGDNEYVVASNINGVMRHLTHNAYVYDTTGLRVQHPTLKYGQKLRTYGSQVKIGGTKYYQINVGEFVKARNF; encoded by the coding sequence ATGAAGATAAAGAAACTAATAACTACTGTCGCTATCGGAGTAGGTTTAGTTACGCCTATTTTTGGTGTTAGCCAGCACCAAGTTATAAACGCTGCGTCAATTAATTCAAGTGCGAAAAAAGAAAGTTATGGTGGGGTTACCTATCTGTATAAAATGCTTAAGGCTGAAGGAATTAAGTATAATAAGTTTACTGTTGATAATAAAATTCACTATCGTAAAGGTAAGCCTGAAGGGATTGTCATTCATGAAACAGCCACGCCAAATGCGAGTGCACACGATGAAGCAATCTACTTTAACCGAACATGGCAAGAAATGGATTCCTACGTTCATGCTTTTGTTGACCACAAGCATGTTATCCAAATGACGACACCTAAGTATGGTGTCTGGGGTGCTGGTCCAGTTGCCAATAATCGCTTTTTTCAAATTGAATTATGCGAAGAAAATTCGCGGAAGAATTTTGTCAAAAGTGTTAATAACGATGCAATTTATGCTGCCAAGATTTTGCACCGTTATCATTTACAGCCTAATAATGCGGTTAATGACGGTAAGGGTACTATCTGGTCGCACCATGCAGTTAGTCGCTTTTTAGGTGGGACAAATCATACTGATCCAGATGGCTATTTTGCTAAATGGGGTTACTCAATGGGGCAGTTTTATCATTTAATTAAGTATTATTATAATATGCAAGATGATGAAACTGATTCGGCACTGGAAGCAGTTGAGGTTACTCCTAATCCTATAGAAAATAGTACTAGTGATAATGCGATTGCCGCTTCAGCTTCTCAAGCTTCAACAAATAAACAAGTATTAATGCATGATGCATATATTTATGATAAGCAGGGTAAGAGAACAGCTGCTAAGCTACAAATCGCTGGTAGTAAGGTAACTGTGGTTGGTAGTGAAATGATTAAAGGCCGAAAATATTTACAAGTTGGCGATAATGAATATGTTGTTGCCAGCAATATTAATGGGGTAATGCGTCACTTAACACATAATGCTTATGTCTATGATACGACTGGGTTGCGTGTGCAGCACCCAACTTTAAAGTATGGTCAAAAGCTCCGAACTTATGGCAGTCAAGTGAAGATTGGCGGTACTAAGTATTATCAGATTAATGTTGGCGAATTTGTCAAAGCACGTAATTTTTAA
- a CDS encoding glucosaminidase domain-containing protein encodes MRNSFITGVAAATLLTVAAPVTNNLMANSPARAEKVSAATATDSQATFLNTAVKQAQKVAKKYGLYPSVMIAQAIVESDWGQSGLAVNANNLFGIKADTDWTGAVYTSKTREEDKNGKSYYVNAKFRKYSSYQGSFDDNGKKLREGVTWQPDRYQGAWLENAATYGDATKALTGTYATAHNYNTILNTRITASDLTQYDPKISNVSGSYTVKKNSATYAWPTDHSISAKTDTINKGDNVTVTKTITFYNGKKRMYVAGKGWVNGSALNLGSALPPASHAPQGAVKVNKTLMHNAYVYNAKGNRVKGMKPLKSGTEGKTVGTYGSKTINGKKYYRIGVNQYLAAGNIDGTMRILKHDSYIYNDYGNHDSNKKEKAGKSIATFGGTVTIYGNKYYRVGIHQYLKKSSF; translated from the coding sequence ATGAGAAATAGTTTTATCACTGGTGTTGCTGCGGCCACATTATTGACCGTTGCTGCACCAGTTACCAACAACTTAATGGCTAATTCTCCAGCACGTGCTGAGAAAGTGTCAGCTGCTACAGCAACTGATAGTCAGGCAACCTTTTTAAATACTGCTGTTAAGCAGGCTCAGAAGGTAGCTAAGAAGTACGGCTTATATCCGTCAGTAATGATTGCGCAGGCGATTGTAGAATCAGATTGGGGCCAATCTGGCTTAGCAGTTAATGCCAATAATTTATTCGGGATTAAGGCTGATACAGACTGGACTGGTGCTGTTTATACTTCTAAAACACGTGAAGAAGACAAAAACGGCAAGAGCTATTATGTTAATGCTAAATTCCGTAAGTATTCAAGTTACCAAGGTTCCTTTGATGATAACGGCAAAAAGCTGCGTGAAGGTGTTACCTGGCAACCTGACCGTTATCAAGGAGCTTGGCTTGAGAATGCAGCCACTTATGGCGATGCCACTAAGGCGCTGACTGGTACATATGCCACTGCTCATAATTACAATACAATTTTGAATACAAGAATTACTGCTTCTGACTTGACCCAATATGATCCGAAGATTTCAAATGTCAGTGGTTCTTATACCGTTAAGAAGAACAGCGCAACTTATGCATGGCCGACTGATCATTCAATTTCTGCTAAAACTGACACAATTAATAAAGGTGATAATGTTACCGTTACTAAGACGATCACTTTTTATAATGGTAAGAAGAGAATGTACGTTGCTGGTAAAGGCTGGGTTAATGGCTCCGCATTAAATCTTGGCAGTGCCTTGCCACCAGCTTCTCATGCTCCTCAAGGTGCAGTTAAGGTCAATAAGACTTTAATGCATAATGCTTATGTTTATAATGCAAAAGGTAATCGAGTTAAGGGGATGAAGCCCCTGAAATCTGGCACTGAAGGCAAAACTGTCGGTACCTATGGCAGTAAGACAATTAATGGCAAGAAATATTACCGGATTGGTGTTAACCAATATCTTGCCGCTGGCAATATTGACGGTACAATGCGTATCTTAAAGCATGATTCTTATATTTATAATGATTATGGCAATCATGATAGTAATAAGAAGGAAAAAGCAGGTAAGTCAATTGCTACTTTTGGCGGCACGGTGACAATTTATGGTAATAAGTATTACCGGGTTGGTATTCATCAATATCTCAAGAAGAGCAGTTTTTAA
- a CDS encoding sigma-70 family RNA polymerase sigma factor gives MKISKQAFLAAWENQKLVRGALKTAHVRRDYNNYDDLLQEGIFVYATELAQGQPLTREEIDRRSFRKIIWRTLDLLRKNQLVQERQTDLLAAQNLRQMHSWDNYLALEKEIPQMTALEAVIFYRHLLAGETITEIAAASGVTRVQLQRIKRRLINHLRQTLEISSNFL, from the coding sequence ATGAAGATTAGTAAGCAGGCTTTTTTAGCCGCCTGGGAAAATCAAAAATTAGTTAGGGGTGCACTTAAGACAGCGCATGTTAGACGGGACTATAATAATTATGACGACTTATTACAGGAAGGAATATTTGTCTATGCAACAGAACTTGCTCAAGGGCAGCCATTGACGAGAGAAGAAATTGATCGGCGGAGTTTTCGCAAGATTATCTGGCGTACACTAGACTTGCTGCGTAAGAATCAATTAGTGCAAGAACGGCAGACAGATCTGCTGGCAGCACAAAATTTGCGGCAGATGCATTCTTGGGATAATTATCTAGCTTTAGAAAAGGAAATTCCCCAGATGACAGCTTTAGAAGCAGTAATCTTTTATCGCCATTTACTAGCTGGTGAGACGATAACGGAGATAGCAGCTGCTAGCGGCGTGACGCGAGTACAATTGCAACGGATTAAGCGCCGTTTAATTAATCATTTACGTCAAACTTTAGAAATCTCGTCAAACTTTTTGTAA